The Devosia yakushimensis DNA window CGATCGGGGATGACAGAACCGGCGCAACGGGCGCGGGCAATGTGGGCGGCGGGGCCATCGCCTGGCTTATGATCTCGACAGCAATAACCCGCATTCTGGGCTGCTCCAGACTACGCGGCACGACGAGCCACGCCACGGCCAGCAATATCGCGCCATGTGCCGCCACCGACAGCGGCAGCGACCAGCGAGTGATCATGAAGGGTTGCACCGGGGCCATGGCACGCGAAGCGTTCGAGATGACCGATGTCATGCCAAGCTATTGGGGCTCTTTGCGGGCGCCTGTTAGCTGTTGTCGCCAGACTTCATGCGAACGGCCACCGGCTCGAGCGCACCCAAATAATTGCCCAGATCGCGCTGCACGCGTTCGACCGCGCGCTGCGCCAGGTCGGGCGATTGCTGCACGAGCTTGAGAAAAGCCTGGCGTGGCACGAACAGCGCCTGGCAATCGGTGACGGCGGTGATGGTGATCGGGCGCGGCTTGGACAGAATCAGCGCCATGGCGGAGACCACACTGCCCGGCTCGGACATCGCATAAGGCTTGCCCGCCGCCGGCCCCTCGGGCTTGGCTCGCAGCGTCCCCGAAATCAGCACGAAGGCGCCAAGCGGCACGTCGCCGGCTTTGTACAGCACGGCATCGGCGTCGAAATAGCGGACGTCGCCGGCAAACGCCAGCATCCGCCTTTGCTCGTCATCGCAAATATCGAAGAATTCGGCCCTGGCCAGAACCTCAGCCGCGTCGTCCCTGATCATAAGCCCCAGTCCAGATGCAAGACTGTCCGCACCTGGAGGAGCGGACAGGTTCATCCTATAAGGCATTTTGCTTCGATTTGTACCCGATTTCCGAATCGGGCGTCCGGCCTAGGGCACGAGGCGATAGCCACCCTCTTCGGTGACCAGCAGCCGGGCATTGGACGGATCGCGCTCGATCTTCTGCCGCAGCCGGTAGATATGGGTTTCGAGCGTATGGGTGGTGACCCGGTTATTATAGCCCCAAACCTCCTTGAGCAGCACGTCGCGCGTAATGGTCT harbors:
- a CDS encoding Crp/Fnr family transcriptional regulator, with amino-acid sequence MIRDDAAEVLARAEFFDICDDEQRRMLAFAGDVRYFDADAVLYKAGDVPLGAFVLISGTLRAKPEGPAAGKPYAMSEPGSVVSAMALILSKPRPITITAVTDCQALFVPRQAFLKLVQQSPDLAQRAVERVQRDLGNYLGALEPVAVRMKSGDNS